The segment TGGTCGCCGTGGGGGTTCGGCGGGACCTGGGGGCTGTCCGGGCTCATCGCGCTCCTCGCTGCTGCTGCTCGCGGCGTCCGGGGGCCGTCGCGGGGTTCGTCGCGTGGTCCCGGGCCTACGGGTGCCTTGCCTACGGTGTCGTGCCTACGGTGTTGTGCTTACGGTTCCCTGCTTACGGTGCCTTGCCTACGGTGTCGTGATCATCGCGCGGTGCCGGGTGGCGGGACGTCGAGGACCGACCGCAGTACGGCGACCCGGTTGGTCGTGATCGAATCCACCCCCGCGGCCACCAGCGCGCGCATCGTCCGGCGGGTGTCCGCCGTCCACGCCGAGACCAGCAGTCCGTCCGCGTGGACCCGGTCCGTCAGCGCCCGGCTCACCAGGCCGAAGCGGTAGTTCAGGGTCCGCGGCCGGAGCGCGTCGAGCAGCACCCGGCGCGGCGGCGCCAGCGAGGTCCAGGTGAGGGCGATCTCCGCGGCCGGATCCGCCTCCCGGACCGCCAGCATGGTCACCGGGCCCGCGCAGTAGTAGGCCCGCTCCGCCGCGCCGCAGACCCGCACGGTGTCCACCACCGCGCGCACCGCGGCGCGGTCGGCGCCCGGCAGGTCCAGCATCACCCGGCAGCCGCGGTCCGCCCCGAGCACCTCCAGCGCCTCGGCCAGGGTCGGCACCCCGCCGCCGGTGAGCTCCGCGACCCGGGCCCGGCTCAGCCCGGCGAGCCGCGTATCGTGCCGCCACAGCCGTTTCAGCGTGGCGTCGTGCAGCAGGACCGGCACCCCGTCGGCGGTGAGCCGGACATCGATCTCCACGGCGGACGCGCCGTGCGCCAGGGCGGAGCGGAGCGAGGGCAGGGTGTTCTCGCGGACGCGGTACGGGTCGCCCCGGTGCGCGACGGCGGCCACGGCGCGCCGCCGCTCCCCGTACGCGGTCCCCGGCGGCCGGGTGCTGGTCGTCATGGGTCGCCTCGGGTGATCAGGCGCGAGGGGCCGCGAGCCAGTCGGCGGTGTAGCGGTCGATCTCGCCGGCGATCCTGCTCTTGCCCGTCTCGTCGAGGAAGCTCGCCGTGACCGCGTTCTTCGCCAGCTCGGCGACGCCGCGCTCGTCGAGGCCGAGGAGGCGGGCGGCCACCGCGTACTCGGTGTTGAGGTCCGTACCGAACATCGGCGGATCGTCGCTGTTGACCGTCACCAGCACGCCGGCCTCCGCGAGCTGCCGGATCGGGTGGAGTTCGAGATCGGTGACGGCCCGGGTGGCGAGGTTGGAGGTCGGGCACACCTCCAGCGGAATACGGTGCTCGGCGAGATGGGCGACCAGCGCCGGGTCCTGGACCGCGCTGGTGCCGTGGCCGATGCGCTCGGCGCGCAGTTCGGTGAGGGCATCCCAGATCGTCTGCGGGCCGGTGGTCTCGCCCGCGTGCGGAACCGAGCGGAGACCGGCCGCGATCGCCCGGTCGAAGTAGGGCTTGAACTGGGGGCGGGGCACCCCGATCTCGGGGCCGCCGAGGCCGAAGGAGACCAGCCCCTCGGGCCGCAGATCCACCGCGAGCCGGGTGGTGACCTCGGCGGCCTCCAGACCGGCCTCGCCCGGAATGTCGAAGCACCAGCGCAGCACAACCCCCAGTTCGGCCTCGGCGGCGGTCCTGGCGTCCTCGATGGCGGCCATGAAGGCCTTCTCGTCGATGCCCCGGCGGACCGAGCTGTAGGGGGTGATCGTCAGCTCGGCGTAGCGGATGTTCTGCCGGGCCATGTCCCGGGCGACCTCGAAGGTCAGCAGCCGGACGTCCTCGGGGGTGCGGACCAGGTCGACCACCGAGAGATAGACCTCGATGAAATGCGCGAAGTCGGTGAAGGTGAAGTACTCGGCGAGGGCCGCCGGGTCGGTGGGGACCCGGGAGTCCGGGTGCCGGGCGGAGAGCTCGGCGACGATGCGCGGTGAGGCCGAGCCCACATGGTGGACGTGCAGCTCGGCTTTGGGGAGCCCGGCGATGAACGGGCGCAGATCGGACATCGGCGCATCTTCTCCTGTGATCGGCTGATCGGTGGTGCGGGCCCCGGCGGGGCCGGGTTCATCGTAGGCCGAGGGAGCTCCCCAGCCGAGGCCGGGCGGAATCGGTCCGTGCGCCCTACCGCCGCTCCGGGACCGGGTCGCTCCCTCGTTGGCCCGACCCGGGCGGGGCGCGGTCGCTTCCGCCGGCCCGACCCGGGCGGGGCTCGGTCGCTCCCTCGTGGGCCCGACCCGGGCCGGGCCCGGACCGCGGCTGCCCGGAACCGGCCGGCGGCCGGACCCTCGCGGCGGTCAGACCGCGGGCACTCCCGCGCGCAGTTCCTCCCGCGCCTCCATCAGCGCGAATCCGAGCAGATTCAGCCCGCGCCAGCGCGGCGGATCCGCCGCGCGCTCGTCGTCGGCCGTCAGCCCGATACCCCAGATACGGTCCATGGGGCTCGCCTCCACCAGGACCCGGCCGCCGGTGCCCAGCAGAAAGGCCCGCAGATCGGGGTGCTGGGCGAACTTGTGGACATTGCCCGTCCGAACGATCCCCGAGCGCTCGCGCCGCCACACCTCCTCGTCGAAACCGCGCACCAGCCCGCCGACCCGCTTCGCCTCCGCCGGATGCCCGGCGGCGAGCGCCAGCCGTTCGGCTTCCGGGTCACCGAACAGCCGGGCTTTCGACGCCATCATCCAGTGCTCGGCCGTCGCGTAATGCACTCCGCCGACCACGAAGGGTGAGTGCCACCACTGGCTGAGGCAGCTTGCCGACACTCGGTCGTCGGGGCGCGGTACGGCACCCCAGAAGAACACGTACTTGATGGGGTCACCGGCTCTGACCTGCGTGATCAGCTTGTCCCTGTCCATGCACGCAAGTCTGGCAGTCGCCACGGACATTCCGTAGCGGTATTACGCGCGGGACACGACACATGGTCGACCGATTCCGTCGCGTAATCAAAAGGCAACTACGGAATCCCTTGTTGGAGGCGTATGGCTCTGTCAGGATCGGCACTCACCTCCCGCTGGTTCAACATTCGAGCGGTGATGGAGTGGACAACGGCGGACGGAGCGCGTGCAATTGCACGCCAGCGACATACGACGGTATTCACTCGACGGCATTCGGGCCGGGACTTACGGAGAGCGTCATGGGTAACCGATTCCAGGTGCTGGACCGCTTCGCGGACGGCGCGCAGTTCATCGGCGGGCAGTCCGGGCCCGGCAGCTCTGGACGTACCCAGCGGATCGTCGACCCGGCCAGCGGCGACACCGTCCACCGCTACGGCCTCGCCGGGCCCGCCGACGTCGACGCCGCGGTCGCCGCGGCGCGCGCCGCGCTGCCGGGCTGGGCGGGCGCGTCCCCCGCCGAGCGCTCCGCGGCACTGCACCGCTTCGCCGCCGTCCTCGCCGAGCGGGCGGGCGACTTCGCCCGGGTGGAGTCCCTCCAGTGCGGAAAGCCCATCAAGCTCTGCACCGAGTTCGATGTGCCCGGCACCATCGACAACACGGCCTTCTTCGCGGGCGCCGCCCGCCATCTGCAGGGCCAGGCGGCCGGTGAGTACAGCGGTGACCACACCTCGTACGTCCGCCGGGAACCCATCGGGGTCATCGGCTCCATCGCCCCCTGGAACTATCCGCTCCAGATGGCCGCGTGGAAGATCCTCCCGGCGATCGCCGCGGGCAACACCGTGGTACTCAAACCCGCCGAGATCACCCCGCTGACCTCGCTGATGTTCGCCCGGGCGGCGACCGACGCGGGCATTCCGGCGGGGGTCGTCAATGTGGTCTCCGGGGCCGGCCGTGAGGCCGGTGAACATCTCGTCGGCCACCCGGACGTGGCCATGGTCTCCTTCACCGGCTCCACCGCCGTCGGCAAACGGGTCGCCGCGCTCGCCACCGCCTCCGTCAAGCGGCTCCACCTCGAACTCGGCGGCAAGGCCCCGTTCGTCGTCTTCGACGACGCGGACCCGGAGGCCGCGGTCCAGGGCGCCGTCGCCGGAGCCCTGATCAACTCCGGTCAGGACTGCACCGCCGCGACCCGGGTCTATGTCCAGCGCCCCCTGTACGAGCGCCTGCGCGAGGGCATAGCCGACACCATGGCCGGCGTCCGCCTCGGCGACCCCTTCGACCCCGCGACCGATCTCGGGCCCCTGGTCTCGCACGCCCAGCGCGACCGCGTCGCCGGCTTCGTGGACCGCGCCCGCGCCTACGCCACCGTCGTCACCGGCGGCGAGGCCCCCAAGAACGACGGCGCCTACTATCTGCCGACGCTGATCGCCGACGCGCCCCAGAACAGCGAGATCGTCCGGTCCGAGATCTTCGGCCCGGTGCTGGCGATCCTGCCCTTCGACTCCGACGACGAGGGCATCGCCCTCGCCAACGACACCCCTTACGGGCTCGCCGCCTCCGCCTGGACCCGCGATGTCTTCCGCGCGGGCCGGGCCACCCGGGACATCAGGGCGGGCTGCGTCTGGATCAACGACCACATCCCGATCATCAGCGAGATGCCGCACGGCGGCTTCGGCGCCTCCGGCTTCGGCAAGGACATGTCGTCGTACTCCTTCGAGGAGTACACGCAGGTCAAGCACGTCATGTTCGACAACACGGCGGTTGCCGCGAAGGACTGGCACCGCACGGTCTTCGGGGACAGATAGGACCCGGCCGGGCTGCCGCCCGGCCGACCCATGGGAAAGGGCACAGCGTATGGACCACCTCGAGCCCGAGGGCCTGTCCGCCCCTCAACTGGCGGCGATACGGCGCACGCTCACCAGCGGCCGGGGCGCCCTGACCCGGCGCTCGACGCTCCGGGCACTGGGCGCCGGAGTGCTCACCGCGGGCGGTGCCGCCACCCTCGGCGCCTGCGGTATCCCGCCCGCCAAAAGGGAGGGCGGGGCCGAGGACACCGACGACCGCTCGGCCAAGGAGAAGACCGTCGTCTTCTCCAACTGGACCGAGTACATGGACATCGGCGACGACAAGAAGTCCCGGCCCACCCTGGACGCCTTCACCCGCCGCACCGGGATATCGGTCAAGTACACCGAGGACATCAACGACAACGTCGAGTTCTTCGGCAAGATCCAGCCGCAGCTCGCCGCGGGCCAGTCGACCGGCCGCGATCTGATCAGCGTCACCGACTGGCTGGCCGCCCGGATGATCCGGCTCGGCTGGGTGCAGAAGCTCGACCCGTCGCTGCTGCCGAACGCCTACGCCAATCTGTCCCCGCAGTTCCGCCGCCCCGACTGGGACCCGGGCCGGGCCCACTCGTACCCCTGGACCGGTATCTCCACCGTCATCGCCTACAACATCAAGGCGACCGGCGGGAAGAAGGTCGACTCGGTCAGCCAGCTCCTCGACGACCCCGCCCTCAAGGGGCGCGTCGGCTTTCTCACCGAGATGCGCGACACCATCGGCATGACCCTCCTCGACCTCGGCACCTCCCCCGGGAAGTTCACCGACGCCGATTTCGACGCCGCCGTCGGACGGCTGCAGAAGGGCGTCGACCGCAAGCAGATCCGGCGCTTCCACGGCAACGACTACACCTCCGACCTGTCCAAGGGCGATCTCGCCGCCTGTGTCGCCTGGGCCGGTGATGTCATCCAGCTCCAGGCCGACAACCCGGACATCCGGTTCGCCATCCCCGCGGCCGGCTACATCACCTCCACCGACAATCTGCTGGTCCCGGCGGGCGCCCGGCACCGGGCCAACGCCACCCGGCTGATCGACTACTACTACGAACGCCCGGTCGCGGCCCGGCTCGCCGCGTACATCAACTACGTCTGCCCGGTCGAGGGCGTCGGCGAAGAGCTGGCGAAGATCGACCCGGCGCTGGCCGCGAACACCCTGATCGTCCCGGACAAGGCCATGGCGGCCAAGTCCCAGGCCTTCCGCTCGCTGACCGGCGAGGAAGAGAAGGCGTACGAGGAGAAGTTCGCCAAACTCATCGGCGCCTGACGCCTGACGCCTGGCCCCTGGTGCCTGACGCCTGGTGCCTGACGTCCGGCACGCGCCGCCGTGCCCAGGTGCTCCCGGCTCCCGGCCCCGCAGGCCGCGCCGGCCCCACGGCGAACACCGGCCCCGAACCACCCGCTCTCCGACGACCCCTGGGACCGCGACCCATGACAGACACCGACACCACCGGCGGCGACGTCCGCCTGACCGGGATCAGCAAGGCGTACGGCTCCTTCAACGCCGTCCATCCGCTCGACCTGACCGTGCCGCACGGCTCCTTCTTCGCCCTCCTCGGCGCCTCCGGCTGCGGAAAGACCACCACCCTGCGGATGATCGCCGGGCTGGAGGATCCCTCCACCGGCACGATCCGGCTCGGCGACCGGGACGTCACCGGCCTCCCGCCGCACAAGCGCCCGGTCAACACCGTCTTCCAGAGCTACGCCCTCTTCCCGCATCTGACGATCTTCGAGAACATCGCCTTCGGCCTGCGCCGCCGAGGGATCCGTTCGGTGAAGAAGCAGGTCGGCGAGATGCTGGAGCTCGTCCAGCTCGGCGACTTCGCGAGCCGCAGACCGCACCAGCTCTCCGGCGGCCAGCAGCAGCGGGTCGCCGTCGCCCGGGCCCTGATCAACCACCCGCAGGTGCTGCTCCTCGACGAGCCGCTGGGCGCCCTCGACCTCAAGCTCCGCCGACAGATGCAGCTGGAGCTGAAACGTATCCAGACCGAGGTCGGAATCACCTTCATCCATGTCACCCACGACCAGGAGGAGGCCATGACCATGGCCGATACGGTCGCGGTGATGAACGGCGGCCGGGTCGAGCAGCTGGGTGCCCCCGCCGAACTGTACGAGCTCCCGCGCACCACCTTCGTCGCCAACTTCCTCGGCAGCTCCAATCTGATCGAGGCCGCGGTCACCTCGACGGCCGGGGGCGAGATCGCCGTCACCACCGGGGGCACCGCGCTGCGGCTGCCCGCCGACCGCTGCGCCGGCACACCGGCCGTGGGGGAGAAGCTGCTGGTCGGGGTGCGGCCGGAGAAGATGTCCCTGGTCCACGCCGAGGACGCGGCCGGGATCGCCGATTCGCGGAATCGTTTCACCGGAACCATCAGGGCGGCCGGGTTCATCGGGGTCTCCACCCATTACATCGTCGACAGCCCGGCGGGCGGCACCCTGGAGGTCTACGTCCAGAACATCGAACGCGACTCCCGGCTCGCCCCCGGCGCCGAGGTCGTCCTGCACTGGAACCCCGTCCACACCTTCGGGCTCGACGCCGACCGCGGCATCGACGAGGGCGCCCCGCGCGCCGTCGACACGGCGGAGGCCGCCGGATGACCGCCGCCACCGCACCCAACGCCGCCGGGGCGCCGCCGGGAGAGCCCGCGGCCGGCCCGGGACCCGTCGTCCACCGGCGGTCCGTACGCCGCCGGCTCGTCCCCTACTGGCTGCTGCTGCCCGGCATCCTCTGGCTGCTGGTCTTCTTCGCCCTGCCGCTGGTCTACCAGGCCTCCACCTCCGTCCAGACCGGCTCCCTCGAAGAGGGCTTCAAGGTCACCTGGCACTTCGCGACCTACTGGGACGCCCTCGGCGACTACTGGCCGCACTTCGTGCGCTCGGTGCTCTACGCGGGTACCGCGACCCTGCTCTGTCTGCTGCTCGGCTACCCGCTCGCCTATCTGATCGCCTTCCGGGCCGGCCGCTGGCGCAATCTGCTGCTGGTCCTCGTCATCGCGCCGTTCTTCACCAGCTTCCTGATCCGCACCCTGGCGTGGAAGACGATCCTGGCGGACGGCGGACCGGTCGTCGGCTTCCTCGACACCGTCGGCTTCCTCGCCGTCACCGACTGGCTGGGGATGACCGACGGCTCCCGGGTGCTCGCCACCCCGCTCGCGGTCGTCACCGGTCTGACGTACAACTTCCTGCCGTTCATGATCCTGCCGCTGTACACCTCGCTGGAGCGGATCGACACCCGCCTCCACGAGGCCGCCGGAGACCTCTACGCCACCCCCGCCGCCACCTTCCGCAAGGTCACCTTCCCGCTGTCCCTGCCGGGTGTGGTCTCCGGAACCCTGCTCACCTTCATTCCGGCCAGCGGTGACTACATCAACGCCGAACTGCTCGGCTCCACCGACACCAAGATGGTCGGCAATGTCATCCAGTCGCAGTTCCTGAGGGTGCTCGACTACCCGACCGCGGCCGCGCTGTCGTTCCTGCTGATGGCCGTCGTGCTCATCATGGTCTCGGTCTACATCAGGCGGGCCGGAACGGAGGATCTGCTGTGACGACCCCCCGCACTGTGACGGCACCCGTGAAGAGGGCCGGCGACTGGCTGCGGCGGAACGCCGTGGTCCTCGCGGGCCTGGCCACCCTCGGCTATCTGATCCTGCCGAATGTCGTCGTGATGGTGTTCTCGTTCAACAAGCCCGCCGGGCGGTTCAACTACACCTGGCGGGAGTTCTCCACCGACGCCTGGCGGGACCCGTGCGGAGTGGCCGACCTCTGCGGTTCGCTCACGCTGTCGCTGCGGATCGCGTTCTTCGCCACCCTCGGCGCCACCGTCCTCGGCACGATGATCGCCTTCGCGCTGGTGCGCTACCGCTTCCGGGCCCGGGGCGCCGTCAACTCCCTGATCTTCCTGCCGATGGCGATGCCCGAGGTCGTCATGGCCGCGTCGCTGCTCACCCTCTTCCTCAATCTGGGGGCGGAGCTGGGACCGATGACCGTCCTGATCGCGCACACCATGTTCGCCCTGAGTTTCGTGGTCGTCGCGGTCAAGGCCCGGGTGCTGTCGATGGACCCGAGGCTGGAGGAGGCCGCCCGCGATCTCTACGCCGGGCCGGTCCAGACCTTCCTCCGGGTGACGCTGCCGATCGCCGCGCCCGGCATCGCGGCGGGCGCCCTGCTGGCCTTCGCCCTCTCCTTCGACGATTTCATCATCACCAACTTCAACTCCGGCAATACCGTCACCTTCCCCATGTTCGTCTGGGGATCGGCCCAGCGCGGTACGCCCGTCCAGATCAACGTCATCGGCACGGCCATGTTCGTCATCGCCGTACTGATCGTCGTCGTCGGCCAGTTCGTCGCCGCCCGGCGGCGGAAGTCCGGCTGACACCCCCTTGCCCCTTAAGGAGTGGAAACCATGGCCCCAGGCGCCATGACCGAAGCACCCCCGGCCGACCGCGGCGACCGGGCCGCCACCGCCCGGGCGGCCCGTTCCCTCGCCGACGCCCGGCCCGTCTCGTACTGGCTGGACGATCCGGGCCGGCCCGCCGTCCGCCCGGCGCTCGCCGGGGACGAGCGGTGCGATCTGCTGGTCGTCGGCGGCGGCTACAGCGGACTGTGGACCGCGCTGATCGCCAAGGAGCGCGACCCGGAGTGGGACGTCGTCCTGATCGAAGGCCGGGAAGCGGGCTGGGCCGCCTCCGGCCGCAACGGCGGCTTCTGCGCCGCCTCCCTCACCCACGGCCTCGGCAACGGCATCGCCCGCTGGCCCGGCGAGATCCACCGGCTGGAGGAGCTGGGCGCCCGCAATCTCGACGCCATCGAGGAGGCCGTCGGCCGCTACGGCATCGACTGCGATTTCGAACGCACCGGGTCCATCGACATCGCCACCGAGCCCTACCAGGTCGAGGAGCTGGCCCAGGCGTACGAGGAGGCGCGGCGGTACGGGATCGGGGGCCTGGAACTGCTGGACGGCGCGGCGGTGCGGGCCGAGGTCGACTCGCCGCTCTTCCTCGGCGGACTGCGGGACCGGAACGGTACGGCGATGCTCCACCCGGCGAAACTGGCGTGGGGGCTGAAGCGGGCCTGCCTGGAGGCGGGTGTACGGATCTACGAGAACACCCCCGGCCTGGAACTCGCCCCCGCCCGCTCCGGTCCCCGGATGGCGGTCCGCACCCCGTACGGCCGGATCTTCGCGCAGCATGTCGCCCTCGGTACGAATGTCTTCCCGTCGCTGGTCAAGCGGGTCCGCCCGTACACCGTCCCGGTCTACGACTACGCCCTGACGACCGAACCGCTGACCGATGAGCAGCTGGCCGCGATCGGCTGGCGCGGCCGCCAGGGGCTCGGCGACTCGGCCAACCAGTTCCACTACTTCCGGCTCACCGCCGACCACCGGATCCTGTGGGGCGGCTACGACGCGATCTATCCGTACGGCGGCCGGGTCAGCGCCGAGATGGACCACCGGCCGGAGACGTACCTCAGACTCGCCGAGCACTTCTTCCAGTACTTCCCGCAGCTGGAGGGGGTCCGCTTCAGCCATGCCTGGGGCGGGGCGATCGACACCTGCTCGCGCTTCTCCGCGTTCTACGGCACGGCGCACGGCGGGCGGGTGGCGTACGCGGCCGGGTACACCGGGCTCGGGGTCGGGGCCACCCGGTTCGGTGCGGAGGTGATGCTCGATCTGCTCTCGGGGCGGCGGACCGAGCGGACCGAACTGGAGATGGTCCGTACCAAGCCGCTGCCGTTCCCGCCGGAGCCGGTGGCCTGGGCCGGGATCGGGATCACCAAATGGTCGCTGGCGCGGGCGGACGCCCGGGGCGGGCGGCGCAATCTGTGGCTGCGGGCCATGGACCGGCTCGGACTCGGCTTCGACAGCTGACGGAACGGCCCGAGGCAGCCGGGTCGTACGACGCGGTTGTACGACGCCGTCGTACGGCCGGGTAGCACGGCCCGGGACGGCCCGGTCAGACGGCCCGGTACGGCCTGCCGGGGCCGGGTGACGCAGTTCACTACTGATTGGTAGCCCGAGTCGCGTCATAGCCGGGACCGGTCCCCCTCTCCCTCGTGAAGCGCATCCGCGTACACGAGAGAGAGGCGGCGCGATGACCGGTTCACAGGCCAGGACGGCGGTCGAGTGGCTGGTGTCGGTGGCAC is part of the Streptomyces qinzhouensis genome and harbors:
- a CDS encoding glycerophosphodiester phosphodiesterase; this encodes MTTSTRPPGTAYGERRRAVAAVAHRGDPYRVRENTLPSLRSALAHGASAVEIDVRLTADGVPVLLHDATLKRLWRHDTRLAGLSRARVAELTGGGVPTLAEALEVLGADRGCRVMLDLPGADRAAVRAVVDTVRVCGAAERAYYCAGPVTMLAVREADPAAEIALTWTSLAPPRRVLLDALRPRTLNYRFGLVSRALTDRVHADGLLVSAWTADTRRTMRALVAAGVDSITTNRVAVLRSVLDVPPPGTAR
- a CDS encoding adenosine deaminase, with protein sequence MSDLRPFIAGLPKAELHVHHVGSASPRIVAELSARHPDSRVPTDPAALAEYFTFTDFAHFIEVYLSVVDLVRTPEDVRLLTFEVARDMARQNIRYAELTITPYSSVRRGIDEKAFMAAIEDARTAAEAELGVVLRWCFDIPGEAGLEAAEVTTRLAVDLRPEGLVSFGLGGPEIGVPRPQFKPYFDRAIAAGLRSVPHAGETTGPQTIWDALTELRAERIGHGTSAVQDPALVAHLAEHRIPLEVCPTSNLATRAVTDLELHPIRQLAEAGVLVTVNSDDPPMFGTDLNTEYAVAARLLGLDERGVAELAKNAVTASFLDETGKSRIAGEIDRYTADWLAAPRA
- a CDS encoding NADAR family protein, with product MSVATARLACMDRDKLITQVRAGDPIKYVFFWGAVPRPDDRVSASCLSQWWHSPFVVGGVHYATAEHWMMASKARLFGDPEAERLALAAGHPAEAKRVGGLVRGFDEEVWRRERSGIVRTGNVHKFAQHPDLRAFLLGTGGRVLVEASPMDRIWGIGLTADDERAADPPRWRGLNLLGFALMEAREELRAGVPAV
- a CDS encoding gamma-aminobutyraldehyde dehydrogenase, whose product is MGNRFQVLDRFADGAQFIGGQSGPGSSGRTQRIVDPASGDTVHRYGLAGPADVDAAVAAARAALPGWAGASPAERSAALHRFAAVLAERAGDFARVESLQCGKPIKLCTEFDVPGTIDNTAFFAGAARHLQGQAAGEYSGDHTSYVRREPIGVIGSIAPWNYPLQMAAWKILPAIAAGNTVVLKPAEITPLTSLMFARAATDAGIPAGVVNVVSGAGREAGEHLVGHPDVAMVSFTGSTAVGKRVAALATASVKRLHLELGGKAPFVVFDDADPEAAVQGAVAGALINSGQDCTAATRVYVQRPLYERLREGIADTMAGVRLGDPFDPATDLGPLVSHAQRDRVAGFVDRARAYATVVTGGEAPKNDGAYYLPTLIADAPQNSEIVRSEIFGPVLAILPFDSDDEGIALANDTPYGLAASAWTRDVFRAGRATRDIRAGCVWINDHIPIISEMPHGGFGASGFGKDMSSYSFEEYTQVKHVMFDNTAVAAKDWHRTVFGDR
- a CDS encoding polyamine ABC transporter substrate-binding protein — protein: MDHLEPEGLSAPQLAAIRRTLTSGRGALTRRSTLRALGAGVLTAGGAATLGACGIPPAKREGGAEDTDDRSAKEKTVVFSNWTEYMDIGDDKKSRPTLDAFTRRTGISVKYTEDINDNVEFFGKIQPQLAAGQSTGRDLISVTDWLAARMIRLGWVQKLDPSLLPNAYANLSPQFRRPDWDPGRAHSYPWTGISTVIAYNIKATGGKKVDSVSQLLDDPALKGRVGFLTEMRDTIGMTLLDLGTSPGKFTDADFDAAVGRLQKGVDRKQIRRFHGNDYTSDLSKGDLAACVAWAGDVIQLQADNPDIRFAIPAAGYITSTDNLLVPAGARHRANATRLIDYYYERPVAARLAAYINYVCPVEGVGEELAKIDPALAANTLIVPDKAMAAKSQAFRSLTGEEEKAYEEKFAKLIGA
- a CDS encoding ABC transporter ATP-binding protein produces the protein MTDTDTTGGDVRLTGISKAYGSFNAVHPLDLTVPHGSFFALLGASGCGKTTTLRMIAGLEDPSTGTIRLGDRDVTGLPPHKRPVNTVFQSYALFPHLTIFENIAFGLRRRGIRSVKKQVGEMLELVQLGDFASRRPHQLSGGQQQRVAVARALINHPQVLLLDEPLGALDLKLRRQMQLELKRIQTEVGITFIHVTHDQEEAMTMADTVAVMNGGRVEQLGAPAELYELPRTTFVANFLGSSNLIEAAVTSTAGGEIAVTTGGTALRLPADRCAGTPAVGEKLLVGVRPEKMSLVHAEDAAGIADSRNRFTGTIRAAGFIGVSTHYIVDSPAGGTLEVYVQNIERDSRLAPGAEVVLHWNPVHTFGLDADRGIDEGAPRAVDTAEAAG
- a CDS encoding ABC transporter permease; amino-acid sequence: MTAATAPNAAGAPPGEPAAGPGPVVHRRSVRRRLVPYWLLLPGILWLLVFFALPLVYQASTSVQTGSLEEGFKVTWHFATYWDALGDYWPHFVRSVLYAGTATLLCLLLGYPLAYLIAFRAGRWRNLLLVLVIAPFFTSFLIRTLAWKTILADGGPVVGFLDTVGFLAVTDWLGMTDGSRVLATPLAVVTGLTYNFLPFMILPLYTSLERIDTRLHEAAGDLYATPAATFRKVTFPLSLPGVVSGTLLTFIPASGDYINAELLGSTDTKMVGNVIQSQFLRVLDYPTAAALSFLLMAVVLIMVSVYIRRAGTEDLL
- a CDS encoding ABC transporter permease: MTTPRTVTAPVKRAGDWLRRNAVVLAGLATLGYLILPNVVVMVFSFNKPAGRFNYTWREFSTDAWRDPCGVADLCGSLTLSLRIAFFATLGATVLGTMIAFALVRYRFRARGAVNSLIFLPMAMPEVVMAASLLTLFLNLGAELGPMTVLIAHTMFALSFVVVAVKARVLSMDPRLEEAARDLYAGPVQTFLRVTLPIAAPGIAAGALLAFALSFDDFIITNFNSGNTVTFPMFVWGSAQRGTPVQINVIGTAMFVIAVLIVVVGQFVAARRRKSG
- a CDS encoding NAD(P)/FAD-dependent oxidoreductase, giving the protein MAPGAMTEAPPADRGDRAATARAARSLADARPVSYWLDDPGRPAVRPALAGDERCDLLVVGGGYSGLWTALIAKERDPEWDVVLIEGREAGWAASGRNGGFCAASLTHGLGNGIARWPGEIHRLEELGARNLDAIEEAVGRYGIDCDFERTGSIDIATEPYQVEELAQAYEEARRYGIGGLELLDGAAVRAEVDSPLFLGGLRDRNGTAMLHPAKLAWGLKRACLEAGVRIYENTPGLELAPARSGPRMAVRTPYGRIFAQHVALGTNVFPSLVKRVRPYTVPVYDYALTTEPLTDEQLAAIGWRGRQGLGDSANQFHYFRLTADHRILWGGYDAIYPYGGRVSAEMDHRPETYLRLAEHFFQYFPQLEGVRFSHAWGGAIDTCSRFSAFYGTAHGGRVAYAAGYTGLGVGATRFGAEVMLDLLSGRRTERTELEMVRTKPLPFPPEPVAWAGIGITKWSLARADARGGRRNLWLRAMDRLGLGFDS